The genomic DNA CCATTAGAAATTTCTTGGCTCTCCAGGTTGACTTCACTCGATCTATCAAACACGATGAGGTTGGAATTTGGCATGTTTTCACACGGTGGACTGAAACTTGAAAGGCCGGATTTCAAGAGCTTGATACAAAATCTAACCAGCCTGAAACACCTTCATCTACGTCATGTGGTTATATCTTCTCCGGTACCTAACATCTTGGCGAATTTGTCTTCTCTATCATCTCTTGATCTCAGTTATTGTGGATTGTTGGGTAAGCTGCCAACGTCCATTTTCCACTTACCAAACATCCAGTTCCTTGATGTATCCAACAACTTGCAGCTCAGCGGTACATTACCTGCAACTCTTTCATGTAGGCGGCTTAAGTTTCTATCAACGAGGTTTACAAGTTTGTCTGGTGTTTTACCTGCTTCCATTGGGAACCTCCATTCCTTGGAACTCTTGGATGTTACTGCTTGTAAATTCAGAGGGCCGTTGCCATCTTCACTAGGTAATCTGACCAACCTCACTGAATTGGCCCTTCTAAACAATTCTTTCTCCGGTGATATACCATCTTTTTTGTCAAACCTCACTCGAATGGGTTTTCTTTCACTTGGCATCAACAACTTCAACCCCAGTAGCATCCCCTCTTGGTTTTTTAACTTGAACCAGCTTCACGAGTTGCATTTGCCCTTATGTGGAATTACAGGTCCCATCCCATCTTTCTTTGCAAACCTGACTCAGCTTGGTGTGTTGGACCTAAACCGTAATCAACTTACTGGACGGTTTCCAGTAGGAATTACAAACCTGACTCAGTTAGAATGTCTCTCTCTTGGGACAAATATGATGGAAGGGGCACTTCCAGACTCAATTTTTGGGCTCGAGAATCTCCAAATTCTCGAGATTTACTCAAAACAGATTGAGTGGTATAGTTGAGATGGACCAGTTTGTTAGACTTAAATATTTGAGTGTTCTGTATTTATCCTCAAACAATTTAACCTTGCTTTCCCTAACCAGTCCCAATACCACCACTAGTCTTCCAATGTTTAGTGAGCTGGGGTTGGGTTCGTGTAATCTTAGACAGTTCCCAAACTTCTTAACTCACCAGAACCAACTGGTGTATCTAGACCTTTCTCAAAATGATATACATGGTGAGATGCCCAAATGGATATGGGAAATGAGCTTCGATACTCTATTTCTATTGGACCTTTATTTTAACTCTCTAACGGGATTTCATCAATCTCCCACCCTTCTCCCTTGGTCTAATATACTCTTTTTGGACCTCAGCTCCAACCTGTTTCAAGGCTCTCCCCCAATTCCATCCTCTTCCATTATGGTTTATTTGGCCTCCAACAACTCATTCACGGGAGAAATCCCACAGTTATTTTGCAGCTTGAGCTCTGTTCGAGTTTTGGATTTATCTCGAAATAACTTAGGTGGCATCATTCCCCAATGTTTGAGCAAAGCTAGCAAATCCTTGTCAGTGCTAAATTTGAATGTCAATAACTTTCACGGCCCTGTTCCTCAAGCCTGGTTGAATGGAAACAAATTGAAGATGATTAATTTAGGTAACAATAAGCTGACAGGGAAGTTGCCAATATCAATGGCAAGGTGTAGAATGCTGGAGTTTTTTGACATAGGGAACAACCAAATCAGAGATACTTACCCTTTTTGGTTGGCAAGTCTTTCTAAACTGAAGATTCTCATATTACGTTCCAACAGGTTTCATGGTGAAATAAAGAGCAGAGAGTTCAATTCTGTGTTTCCTAAATTGCGTGTTATCGACATCTCCAACAATGGATTCATCGGCTTTTTGCCATCGTCTTACTTGGAGAGCTGGATTGCCATGAAAAGTTTTCATGTGGAGCACTTGTCATACATGCAATCCAGTTTTTACTATCACATGTTTATGGCTGGGCTAACCATCCCAGATGAGTACAATTACTCAATGACATTGACAAACAAAGGTATAAAAATGGAATATACAAAGATCTTGGAAGTGTTCATGGCTGTTGATCTCTCATGCAACAAATTCAGTGGAGAAATTCCAGAATCCATTGGAAATCTCAAAGGGCTTGAATTGTTGAATCTATCGAACAACATTTTGGTAGGCCAAATTCCAACAGTTATCGGAACTCTGACAAACCTGGAGGCTTTGGATCTTTCCCATAACCAGCTATTTGGAAGAATTCCATGGAAACTGAGGCAACTCAACTTCCTGGAAGTTTTTGACGTGTCTTACA from Gossypium arboreum isolate Shixiya-1 chromosome 9, ASM2569848v2, whole genome shotgun sequence includes the following:
- the LOC128280441 gene encoding receptor like protein 27-like, with the protein product MDQFVRLKYLSVLYLSSNNLTLLSLTSPNTTTSLPMFSELGLGSCNLRQFPNFLTHQNQLVYLDLSQNDIHGEMPKWIWEMSFDTLFLLDLYFNSLTGFHQSPTLLPWSNILFLDLSSNLFQGSPPIPSSSIMVYLASNNSFTGEIPQLFCSLSSVRVLDLSRNNLGGIIPQCLSKASKSLSVLNLNVNNFHGPVPQAWLNGNKLKMINLGNNKLTGKLPISMARCRMLEFFDIGNNQIRDTYPFWLASLSKLKILILRSNRFHGEIKSREFNSVFPKLRVIDISNNGFIGFLPSSYLESWIAMKSFHVEHLSYMQSSFYYHMFMAGLTIPDEYNYSMTLTNKGIKMEYTKILEVFMAVDLSCNKFSGEIPESIGNLKGLELLNLSNNILVGQIPTVIGTLTNLEALDLSHNQLFGRIPWKLRQLNFLEVFDVSYNHLSGPIPQGRQFGTFPNSSFDGNLGLCGNPLSKKCEDLEASPPPSSSTFEQNHGVGLEWRGVLLGFGIGFLVGTGLGWVVVTRNLKWFAITFRIKVGRWPKHCILFK
- the LOC108455674 gene encoding receptor-like protein 7 gives rise to the protein MGEKIDQQVFYGSKCMKVMHYDACLSTKALLCLEFSCILINKEEEIMGSSLALTLLVSFLICLFQFTRCVSSVQPLCRSDERFALLLFKESLAVDKEASAGPFAYPKADGWKFQGVDCCYWDGIECDHNTSHVTALDLSSSCLYGSINSTSSLFHLLHLRKLNLADNDFNSSQLPSRLGNLSMLTYLNLSTSSFSGQIPLEISWLSRLTSLDLSNTMRLEFGMFSHGGLKLERPDFKSLIQNLTSLKHLHLRHVVISSPVPNILANLSSLSSLDLSYCGLLGKLPTSIFHLPNIQFLDVSNNLQLSGTLPATLSCRRLKFLSTRFTSLSGVLPASIGNLHSLELLDVTACKFRGPLPSSLGNLTNLTELALLNNSFSGDIPSFLSNLTRMGFLSLGINNFNPSSIPSWFFNLNQLHELHLPLCGITGPIPSFFANLTQLGVLDLNRNQLTGRFPVGITNLTQLECLSLGTNMMEGALPDSIFGLENLQILEIYSKQIEWYS